A genomic stretch from Candidatus Deferrimicrobiaceae bacterium includes:
- a CDS encoding OsmC family protein: MAIRPKSYKYMTSVLWKGEKKGTLSVAGKPAVEVATPPEFKGHEGIWSPEDLYVAAVNSCIMTTFLAFAGRAGLAFEGYESEAEGLLEFVDERLVFTKIIVRPRVTLRPGADRKPAEEILHKAEKNCLVSNSLRTEVILEPTFG; encoded by the coding sequence ATGGCGATCCGCCCCAAGAGCTACAAGTACATGACATCCGTCCTGTGGAAGGGCGAGAAGAAGGGCACCCTGTCCGTGGCCGGGAAGCCGGCCGTCGAGGTGGCGACCCCCCCCGAGTTCAAGGGGCACGAGGGGATCTGGTCGCCCGAGGACCTCTACGTCGCCGCCGTGAACTCCTGCATCATGACGACCTTCCTGGCCTTCGCCGGACGCGCGGGCCTGGCCTTCGAGGGATACGAAAGCGAGGCGGAGGGGTTGCTCGAGTTCGTGGATGAACGGCTCGTCTTCACGAAGATCATCGTCCGCCCCCGGGTCACGCTGCGGCCCGGAGCGGACCGCAAACCGGCGGAGGAGATCCTCCACAAGGCGGAGAAAAACTGCCTCGTCTCGAACTCCCTCCGGACGGAGGTGATTCTGGAGCCGACGTTCGGGTAA
- a CDS encoding CsgG/HfaB family protein, translating to MRRDGHPVPWLGSFAIWCAMVIGSAALILPGYAGSTPKLGGGGSVATGSAGGSEAQGVSSQLEKCDETLGTMAVVEDQTAQWYHQLSQYKLGSTIPVLRIMIQQSNCFVVVERGRAMQNMMQERSLTESGETREGSQFQKGQMVAADYTMSPNITFSQKGTSGVGGALGGLFGGVGRVAGMVAGGLKANEASTTLLLIDNRSGVQLAASEGSAKNFDFSLFGGAVGGGMFGGAGGYSNTPEGKILIAAFMDSYNKLVQATRNYKAQTVKGGLGTGGRLGVSGGSTPASKEIQGK from the coding sequence ATGAGAAGAGATGGGCATCCTGTTCCTTGGCTGGGGAGTTTCGCGATCTGGTGCGCCATGGTGATCGGTTCCGCCGCCTTGATCTTGCCTGGTTATGCAGGGTCGACACCCAAGCTGGGGGGAGGCGGGTCGGTAGCAACCGGCTCGGCGGGAGGTTCGGAAGCGCAAGGCGTGAGCAGCCAGCTGGAAAAATGCGATGAAACGCTGGGCACCATGGCCGTCGTGGAAGACCAGACGGCCCAATGGTATCACCAACTTTCCCAATACAAATTAGGTTCGACCATCCCTGTTTTACGAATCATGATTCAACAATCGAACTGCTTTGTCGTGGTCGAGCGCGGACGCGCCATGCAGAACATGATGCAGGAGCGCTCGCTGACCGAGTCGGGAGAGACGCGGGAAGGCAGTCAATTCCAAAAAGGGCAGATGGTCGCGGCCGACTATACGATGAGCCCGAACATCACCTTCAGCCAGAAGGGGACCTCCGGCGTGGGAGGAGCCCTGGGTGGTTTATTCGGCGGCGTCGGCAGGGTAGCGGGCATGGTGGCGGGCGGCCTCAAGGCCAACGAGGCATCCACCACGCTGTTGTTGATCGACAACCGCTCGGGAGTTCAGCTGGCGGCCTCGGAGGGAAGTGCGAAGAACTTTGATTTCAGCCTCTTTGGCGGTGCTGTCGGCGGCGGCATGTTCGGAGGCGCCGGAGGGTATTCCAATACGCCGGAAGGAAAGATCCTGATCGCTGCGTTCATGGATTCGTATAACAAATTGGTCCAGGCGACGCGCAATTACAAGGCGCAGACGGTAAAAGGAGGCCTGGGAACCGGCGGCAGGCTTGGCGTATCGGGCGGCTCGACGCCGGCTTCGAAGGAGATCCAGGGGAAATAA
- a CDS encoding DUF1343 domain-containing protein: MEKRYAPLRGLAVGLICNPTAVDRRLRHAADLLQEVRGVRLAALFGPEHGVRGDIPYMAAVGDERDRRTGVPVHSLYGTNPASLRPDPAKLRGLDALVFDIQDVGARYYTYQATMLFCMEAAARAKLPFFVLDRPNPIGGRAVEGPALTPGFESFCGVHDVAVRHGMTVGELAGLYREERRLDLSLTVIPCRGWRRGMHQRDTGLPWVFPSPNMPTPETALVYPGMCLLEGTNVSEGRGTTRPFVLFGAPWLDGGRLAQALAADRLPGVRFRPASFVPTWDKHAGARCHGVEVVVVDREAFRPFRTGVACVAAARAQDPRRFRWRTKTYEFVEDVPAFDLLCGSAREREALGRGRGWRDLAPAWAREERAFAKRRARHLRYDP, from the coding sequence GTGGAAAAACGCTACGCCCCCCTGCGTGGGCTCGCGGTAGGGCTCATTTGCAACCCCACGGCGGTGGACCGGCGGCTGCGTCATGCCGCGGACCTGCTCCAGGAAGTGCGGGGCGTCCGGCTCGCCGCCCTCTTCGGCCCGGAACACGGCGTCCGCGGCGACATCCCGTACATGGCCGCCGTGGGAGACGAACGCGACCGGCGGACCGGGGTTCCGGTTCACTCCCTGTACGGAACCAATCCTGCGTCGCTTCGGCCCGATCCCGCGAAATTGCGCGGACTCGACGCGCTGGTCTTCGACATCCAGGACGTCGGGGCGCGCTACTACACGTACCAGGCCACCATGCTCTTCTGCATGGAGGCGGCGGCCCGCGCGAAGCTCCCCTTCTTCGTCCTCGACCGGCCGAACCCGATCGGAGGGCGTGCCGTGGAAGGACCGGCGCTTACGCCCGGATTCGAGAGCTTCTGCGGCGTGCACGACGTGGCGGTCCGCCACGGCATGACCGTCGGCGAGCTGGCCGGGCTGTACCGGGAGGAGCGGCGGCTCGACCTTTCGCTCACGGTGATTCCCTGCCGCGGCTGGCGGAGGGGGATGCACCAACGTGACACGGGGCTTCCGTGGGTCTTCCCCTCGCCCAACATGCCGACGCCGGAGACGGCGCTCGTCTACCCCGGAATGTGCCTCCTCGAGGGCACGAACGTAAGCGAGGGGCGCGGCACCACGCGGCCGTTCGTGCTGTTCGGGGCGCCGTGGCTCGACGGCGGCCGGCTGGCTCAAGCGCTTGCGGCCGATCGGCTGCCGGGGGTCCGGTTCCGGCCGGCAAGCTTCGTGCCGACCTGGGACAAGCATGCCGGGGCGCGCTGCCACGGCGTCGAGGTCGTCGTCGTCGACCGCGAGGCGTTTCGTCCTTTCCGGACCGGCGTGGCCTGTGTCGCTGCGGCCCGCGCCCAGGATCCCAGGCGTTTCCGATGGCGGACCAAGACCTACGAGTTCGTGGAGGATGTTCCCGCCTTCGACCTTCTGTGCGGCTCGGCCCGAGAACGGGAGGCGCTAGGGCGCGGCCGGGGGTGGCGCGACCTCGCGCCGGCGTGGGCCCGCGAGGAGCGGGCATTCGCAAAGCGGCGCGCCCGGCACCTTCGATACGACCCGTGA
- a CDS encoding DOMON-like domain-containing protein, giving the protein MNPRSFSLFPFPGEGNGPAWKITGTIGRRVNTLSLGYTLLGNLSQISIPAPGEPPRRRNRLWEDTCLELFLGEEGSERYWEFNLSPAGHWNVYRFASCRKEMREEPAFSSLPFRLRTEPEALRLSLDVGLGKIIPAGRTIEIAVGAVVRTVTGKTSHWALVHPGPRPDFHRRDGFALSIPAE; this is encoded by the coding sequence ATGAACCCCCGGAGCTTTTCCCTGTTCCCTTTCCCGGGAGAGGGAAACGGGCCCGCCTGGAAGATCACGGGAACGATCGGGCGGCGTGTGAATACCCTGTCTCTTGGCTACACGCTCCTCGGCAATCTGTCACAAATCTCGATTCCCGCGCCGGGAGAGCCGCCGCGAAGGAGGAACCGCCTCTGGGAAGATACCTGCCTGGAGCTCTTTCTCGGGGAAGAGGGATCCGAACGCTATTGGGAATTCAATCTCTCGCCGGCCGGGCACTGGAATGTGTACCGGTTCGCGTCCTGCAGGAAGGAGATGCGGGAGGAGCCGGCTTTCTCGTCGCTCCCTTTCCGCCTTCGGACGGAACCGGAGGCCTTGAGGCTTTCCCTGGACGTGGGACTGGGGAAGATCATCCCGGCAGGCAGAACCATCGAGATCGCCGTCGGCGCCGTCGTCAGGACGGTTACGGGCAAAACAAGCCACTGGGCGCTGGTCCATCCCGGCCCCCGGCCGGACTTTCACCGGAGAGACGGGTTTGCATTGAGCATCCCCGCGGAGTGA